The genomic stretch TCATCTTGAATACACAGCCCTGCTATTGCCGCCACCTGAAAACCAGACAACCATTTTTAAAACAGAAGTTCAGTGAAAAAAAAATGTAGATTTTCTTGGAACAAATTTGAAGGAGGAGAACCTTAGCCACTTCGTCTAGTGAAAAATCGCCGTTAAGCTTGGGATCAATGATTTGCTCCACATTCTCAGCAGATAAATATGGAATCGCCTGTGGTGTGATTGTTGACGGAGTTAATTTTGACAAGGATGAATTAAATTTCCAAAAAGACCGCGATATTATTATGATAATAGGGAAACATACCCATGTAACAAGATCTTGTTGATCTTCCGGCATTGTATTATCTACTGGTTTCCTTCCAGTAATTAGCTCTAAAAGAACGACACCAAAATCGTAAACATCATTCTTTGGATTCAGTCTCTCTAATGCATCCCTGTTGTACAATAGATTATGTATCTGTAACTCTATACGGAAAACTATATATCCGACAAAAAATAAATGCACTCCCTCTGTCCCAGTAAATAGGTTacgtttactttattttgtgagggggaaataaagcaaatgtaaagtCGTAAACTATTGACTGGGACAGAGGGAGCATATGATAACATGGTAGCTAGAGGAAGAGGGCATACTTAGGGCCACTGTAACCATCCATTCCAAGGACGTGTCTCACGTGTGTGAAATTAAAGTCGCCAATTTTAGGATAGTAGTCGTCAGAAACACCTTGAGTCAACAAGACATTACTTGATCGAATATCACCATGGACAATACGCGGGTCATCCTTCTCATGGAGGTACTCAAGACCTTTTGCAGCACCGTGCGCAATTTTAGCCCTCTGGGCCCATGTTAGCACCGGTCCTGGTTCTGAACCATACACATGTTTCCTTCCTGCCCAAGGCAAATCCAAGGTTTCAGGGATGAAGCTAAGtttgaatttatgtaacatgAATTGAAAACGACAACAGGGTCCGGGATCACAAATACTACTATACCTccagttgtataataagcatAAGCATCCGAGCATGTGTAACTTTCTCGAGCTTTTTTAAAGTTTATTTCTTTTACgtttaagtgtgtgagttcaGAAACTTTACAGTATAGCTCagattctttaaaacaaaactcgaaattTTTAATGTAGAGCTCGATTTCTACACCATACAACTGGTGGTATAGTTTATTAATTGGTCCGGGGTCTCGTCTCAACAGTAAGAGAAGTTAGTTTGAATAATTACCATATAACATATCATGTAAAGAACCCTTTGTCGCAAACTCATACACCAAATATCGGTTATCATCATCCCGAAACTCCCCCAATAGTTGAATGTAGTGCTCATGGTGTAGAAACATAACTATTTGTATCTGCAAccaaaacaagtaaataaatgttGTAAACTGCCTCGAATAAAATTCGCGATTTATGGTCTGAAGGAGTCTTAAACGTACCTGAACTAAATAATCCCAGTCCGTACACTGTGGAATACTGGTATCAAATTTCTTTATAGCAGCCTGTTGTCCGTCACTGAACGAAGCACGATAAACTCGTGCATAAGGACCTTTTGAAACCAATGACATTTGACTGAAGTTGTTGGTGCCACTATTTAGTTCTTCCAAAGTATAATACTTGATTGAAATTGCAGTTTCGACTTCATCGGATACTGGCACGTATTGAAGTGGCTCGAGAGCCGTGGTTATAATTGCCATGTTTGGCCGGAAATCTGGTTCATCCTGGATACATAGCCCTGCTAAAGCTGCCACCTGAAAACGAAATAGTCACTTTACAATTCTATATAAACAATTATCCTGATTTACAGCCGGTGTagtggtttgcaggctatcacgtaTACTCGGGGTTTTACCAGTGTGCACTAAAAAAAGGAAAAGGAGTAAAACCTTAGCCACAGCCTCAAGGGGAAAATCGCCATCTAGCCTGGGATCGAGGATATGCTCCACTTTGTCCTCACTTAAATACGGAGTTGCCTGGTGAAACGACATTGTCGACAAAATCAATAATGAGAAAACGATGGAAAGATGTCTGAAAGACGGACGATAAAATCAATAAGAAAAATTACCCATGTAACAAGATCTTGTTCCTCTTCCGGCAATGTATCATCTACGGGTTTCCTACCCGTCAAGATCTCTAAAAGAAGAACACCAAAACTGTAGACATCACTCTTTACAGTTATTTCCCCTGTTGTGGCACACCTGGTTTCGAAAAGAAGAAAATCATATAGACAgaaaaaatgtgttgaattggcAACATGACATTGAATGTACTATAGTTAGAAGGCATACTCAGGGGCGTCATAGCCATATGATCCGGGTGCTCTAATTGAAATAGTACGAGGTGCATTATCGTCTATTAATGCTCTGGTCAAGTTGAAGTCGGCAATTTTGGAGGTCAAGAAATCAAATATGTGAACATTGCTCGGTCTAACATCACCGTGAACAATAGATGGTGTCACCTCCTCGTGGAGGTACTCGAGACCTTTGGCAGCACCAtacataattttaaccctttcATCCCAACTTAGTCCCCATGCTTCTCGTTTCGCTCCTATCCCGgacaagaaaattaaaaaattataTGACATAAAACACAAATATAATTTTATGTTGTACCCGAAGACAATCTAAAGAAAATTTTTCCAATTTCGGTTTTTCATTTCTAAGAGTTAGAAATCGGATACCTGATCAAAAATAAGAGTGTCATTACTAGTTACTACCCACATCGTAGCACAAATTAACCTTGGTTGTGAACGGAAAAATTTACCAACCCGTTAAGCAAATGAGTAGAATGTAAAATATACGGAGTCGTACCGTATAATACATCATATAAGGTAGCGTTAGTAGCATACTGATAAACCAAGTATCTGTTTCCGTCTTCCATACAGTAACCCAATAGTCCTGTTAAATGCTCATGGTTTAGTGCAGAAACCACCGACACCTGCAACGTACAGTCAACAACAACAATTTAGAATAACGGATATTGTTTTATCCGCAATGTTTCAGAATcatgtctcaatcatttgtttatctatttATTTCCTAAGTTATTTAATTACAATGCTAAAGCGTCACCCCTTAATACTCCATGCTTTTGATATGAAGGCTGGGGGGCGCGTCCGCCCCGCTGTtgtttgaaaatttcgaaatttttagttaaaattttcgtaTTTTTCCGATGTTGTCTTATACTCCGTACTATAACCCCTTCGGCCTTCGGCTTTTGCTCCGCTGAAATTTTCGTCCCCGCTGACCTAAAATCCTGGCTCCACCATCAATTTAATGGTACATTTTGGATGTTTGATTATTTCAATACCACCCAATAACGTCATCTCATTTTCCAAGTTTTTTCTTTGTTTAGCCCACCGCACTTCATTTTGTACATAGGGTCCAAATCAATTCGGATTTCAGGTCAGATTACCTTAATTCGGGTGCAAGTCGAGTGCGAGCTAGGATATTCGGGTGAGGTCAGTTTTGCTAGTCTAGCTGCTAGTATTATGGTTTTTGTCTTAACATATTACTACAAAGTAGACTGGGAAAACCAATCCGGTCCAAATCGTACCTAAACATTAATAGGAAATAAATATAATTGTTGGGAGTCAACCATCACATTAAGGTTTTGGTTGACATGGTttatctatcatggtatcagagccagtgtgaccaaaGGTCATGGGTTCAAATCCTGACTGCCTACAATAACTCACGAAGTGAAATTTCAGCACATGGTATGGGGGGAGCCTATACACTAACCACTCTTCGAACCCAACATGCATTCGAGTTAGGGGACGTAATAGGAAATAAATATAATTCAATCCAAATCGTAACATGACTCGATCCAATATAAGTCGACCAACTAGCACAAAACAACAAATGAAGCAAATTAAAGATACCTGAGCAAGGAAATCAGCATCTGAATCATGATCAATACTCAAATCAAGTTTCTTAACAGCAGCTTGTTCAGAATTAGGCAAGAAAGCATAATAAACCGAACTATAACAACTCTTTCCAAGAAATGTACTTTCGCAAAAGTTATATGTTGCAGTTTCTAGTTCATCCAACGTATAACAAGTCTTTAGCTCTCCCATTTTAAAAGATCACtcagtttttgtttttattttattattgtacttcaATGTACAGTAGCGATTTTGGCGCTAATGGATTTTGATTCGAAATAATAATATCCCTCCCTGTTTTCCTCAAAAAAAGAGCAGAGATTTAGATTTAGATTTGTACAAAAAAATTGATGGTCCAATGCAAGGACAATAATTCAATTAAATAGAGATTGGAGAAGTTTAGCCATTATATTTAGGatatacaatattataaatcAATAATATTCTTTGGCCTAGTGGTATATACTCGTATGAATTATATGATCTCATGGGCTGCTGAAGATTCATGATTTTTTCGGTCAAACTTGAGTAGCTGTTGACTATTTAAATTCATATAATAAAAAATTTTATTGGGAAATTTAATAAATTTCTTTGATGCAAAGAATAAGCCACTAAAAGCAGAAGTTAGAACAGGTCCTGGCTCTGCAGTCTGCACCCTCCAGTAGAGCTGATCATGGCCGGGCctatgcgggcttgggccgggccgGGATGATAAAAATGACCCACATGTGCGGGTTGGGCCGGATCGGGCCAAATGAGAGGGCCTATTTAGTGAGCCCAAGCCCAGCCCTTATGGGCTAAATCGGGCTTTTGGGCCTATATGGGCTTTTtgggccctaaaatttacgacttaccgaACAAGATAAGTAGTATAATACCTTCAACTTGTACTTTAAATGTGCACTTAGTATAAAAAATCgtacaaaatatgatgaaataCATATGAATTAATCTCCAAAAATAGAATAAAAGACAACCATCGACACATTATAATGCTTAATCATATCTAgtagatatgatttatgttatgtGAACATCGCTTTTAAATCTCAATAAATATATACATGAGTTTATAAGgaattatatataaaatttacgctacttaaacaaattttataagaaaaatattccttaattaataaatatgggtTGGGCCGGACCAAAATTTGGGCCAAAcgcttggcccaaacccggcccaaaagtacattgggcttttttgggccggcccatgggcttttttgggccaaaataAAAGGCTCAAGCCCTTCAAAAAAGCGGGCTGTGCCGGGTCgggc from Silene latifolia isolate original U9 population chromosome 2, ASM4854445v1, whole genome shotgun sequence encodes the following:
- the LOC141642204 gene encoding uncharacterized protein LOC141642204, coding for MGELKTCYTLDELETATYNFCESTFLGKSCYSSVYYAFLPNSEQAAVKKLDLSIDHDSDADFLAQVSVVSALNHEHLTGLLGYCMEDGNRYLVYQYATNATLYDVLYGAKREAWGLSWDERVKIMYGAAKGLEYLHEEVTPSIVHGDVRPSNVHIFDFLTSKIADFNLTRALIDDNAPRTISIRAPGSYGYDAPECATTGEITVKSDVYSFGVLLLEILTGRKPVDDTLPEEEQDLVTWATPYLSEDKVEHILDPRLDGDFPLEAVAKVAALAGLCIQDEPDFRPNMAIITTALEPLQYVPVSDEVETAISIKYYTLEELNSGTNNFSQMSLVSKGPYARVYRASFSDGQQAAIKKFDTSIPQCTDWDYLVQIQIVMFLHHEHYIQLLGEFRDDDNRYLVYEFATKGSLHDMLYGRKHVYGSEPGPVLTWAQRAKIAHGAAKGLEYLHEKDDPRIVHGDIRSSNVLLTQGVSDDYYPKIGDFNFTHVRHVLGMDGYSGPKDALERLNPKNDVYDFGVVLLELITGRKPVDNTMPEDQQDLVTWAIPYLSAENVEQIIDPKLNGDFSLDEVAKVAAIAGLCIQDEIDSRPNMSTVVGALQTLVEV